A genomic region of Streptobacillus ratti contains the following coding sequences:
- a CDS encoding PepSY domain-containing protein, which yields MKKSLFYIFLIVGFNIFGIDQGVKFTKQEALSKAISHNENGRVNSIELDYIKNNPIWKIEVIYSNSKKEFKIDATTGKILSTKVDYDKKVQDKDDDILSVSNVKIIISKQIKHPVYTEIYLDKKMGKKIYEIQVLDGNNEISFTIDAHTGEILEIKK from the coding sequence ATGAAAAAATCTTTATTTTACATATTTTTAATAGTGGGATTTAATATATTTGGAATTGATCAAGGAGTTAAATTTACTAAACAAGAAGCTTTAAGTAAGGCTATCTCTCATAATGAAAATGGAAGAGTTAATTCTATAGAGTTAGATTATATTAAAAATAATCCTATATGGAAAATTGAAGTTATATATAGCAATTCAAAAAAAGAATTTAAAATAGATGCTACTACTGGAAAAATATTATCAACTAAAGTTGATTATGATAAAAAAGTACAAGATAAAGATGATGATATTTTAAGTGTAAGTAATGTTAAAATAATAATATCTAAACAGATTAAACATCCAGTATATACTGAAATATATTTAGATAAAAAAATGGGGAAAAAAATATATGAAATTCAAGTTTTAGACGGAAATAATGAAATATCATTTACTATAGATGCACATACTGGAGAAATATTAGAAATTAAAAAATAG